One Panicum virgatum strain AP13 chromosome 3N, P.virgatum_v5, whole genome shotgun sequence DNA segment encodes these proteins:
- the LOC120667391 gene encoding putative nuclease HARBI1, producing the protein MSRRPSLLQSLLDDSSSDDEDELILSAAEIVQRHSQCAPKHGGSVPGHAVLYRDREGGHLRMYQYYLADDPTYGPTLFRRRMNRDLFLRIMHAVEDHDEYFVQKRNAANTIGLSCFQKITASFRMLTYGVPADATDEFVRIAESTTIESLRRFVSAIIEVFEDRYLRSPNENDTARLIALGEERGFPGMLGSIDCMHWKWKNCPSAWQGMYSGHMHEPTIILEAVASKDLWIWHASFGLPGSHNDINVLHRSPLFAKLAEGKAPQVNYSINGHDYTMGYYFADSIYPSWATLVKTIQQPQGNKRKYFAKAQEAIRKDVERTFGVLQSRFAIVRGPARFWDEETLGDIMKACVIMHNMIIEDEGEVDPEERFDYGGENVMPSHEHITDLEEFIQMHKNIRNNETHRQL; encoded by the exons ATGAGTCGCCGTCCATCTCTGTTGCAAAGTTTATTAGATGATTCATCATCGGATGATGAGGACGAACTCATTCTTTCTGCTGCTGAAATTGTGCAAAGACATTCTCAGTGTGCACCAAAACATGGTGGTTCTGTCCCCGGACATGCAGTTCTTTATCGAGACAGAGAAGGGGGGCACTTGAGAATGTATCAATATTATTTGGCGGATGATCCTACATATGGACCAACTCTATTCCGACGGAG AATGAATCGGGATCTATTTTTACGCATAATGCATGCCGTAGAAGATCATGATGAGTACTTCGTGCAGAAGAGAAATGCAGCCAATACAATTGGATTAAGTTGCTTCCAGAAAATAACTGCATCATTCCGTATGCTAACATATGGAGTACCGGCAGATGCTACGGATGAGTTTGTTCGTATTGCAGAAAGTACTACCATAGAGAGTCTAAGAAGGTTTGTCAGTGCAATTATTGAAGTTTTTGAAGATCGGTACTTGAGATCACCTAATGAGAATGATACAGCTCGATTGATTGCACTTGGAGAGGAAAGAGGTTTTCCTGGTATGCTAGGTTCAATAGATTGCATGCATTGGAAGTGGAAGAATTGCCCTTCGGCATGGCAAGGTATGTACTcaggacacatgcatgaacctACAATAATTTTGGAAGCTGTTGCATCCAAGGATCTCTGGATTTGGCATGCCTCTTTTGGTTTACCTGGGTCTCATAATGATATCAACGTTCTTCACCGATCTCCACTTTTTGCAAAGCTAGCTGAAGGCAAAGCTCCTCAAGTGAATTATAGCATAAATGGTCACGATTATACAATGGGTTACTATTTTGCCGACAGCATATACCCATCTTGGGCCACATTAGTGAAGACCATACAACAACCCCAAGGCAATAAGAGAAAATATTTTGCTAAAGCACAGGAAGCAATAAGAAAGGATGTGGAACGCACCTTTGGAGTTTTGCAATCCCGTTTTGCAATTGTTCGTGGTCCAGCACGATTTTGGGATGAAGAGACACTAGGAGACATCATGAAAGCTTGTGTCATCATGCATAATATGATTATTGAAGATGAGGGAGAAGTGGATCCGGAGGAACGTTTCGACTACGGTGGAGAAAATGTTATGCCTTCCCATGAGCATATTACTGATCTTGAAGAATTTATTCAGATGCACAAGAATATCAGGAACAACGAAACTCACCGTCAGTTATAA